A section of the Bradyrhizobium oligotrophicum S58 genome encodes:
- the addB gene encoding double-strand break repair protein AddB, which translates to MRVFTVPISAPFLRSVIAALVDGRLVDGFEARSDPARLATATLYLPTRRSLRVAREMFLDELKTDAAVLPRLVALGDIDEDELAFAEDRDAFLGPAPLEIPERLDDLQRRLTLARLVAAWAKTPVSAPLVVGGPASTLALAGDLARLIDDMVTRGVSWDALDDLVPDQLDRYWQHSLEFLRIARTAWPAYLAEIERIEPAARRDLLIAAEAARLSAHPDGPVIAAGSTGSMPATAKFLLAVAKLPHGAVVLPGLDTDLDEPAWSSIGGARDRGGRVLAPPAVNHPQYAMHLLLKRFGLERRDVVRLAPTGRGGREVLISEAMRPSEATAIWHERLRQFDIAANIAEAMDNLAVVAAPNPEMEALAIAIAMREARHLGKSAALVTPDRALARRVMAALTRWHLTFDDSGGDALLETPAGIFARLAAEAAARGLEPPTLLALLKHPLCRLGRAAHGWKNAIETLELALLRGTRPQAGTNGLARDFARFRDEHGKLHQGEASSLHRAEPRARLRPEQLDQAGALIAQLQTALAPLENLASPRPQDFAELAARHREVLIALSSDDVGLSTAFADRDGAALARCFDDLLAPGERCGLMAPLSDYPDLFHTAFSDRAVRRPERHGAQLQIYGPLEARLMQADRIIVGGLIEGTWPPAPRIDPWLSRPMRHQLGLDLPERRIGLSAHDFAQLLGAPEVILTHAAKSGGAPAVASRFLHRLQAVAGTERWKAATARGDTYVRYAEVLDQPPAVKPIEQPAPKPPLSARPLRMSVTAIEDWLRDPYTIFARYILRLEALDPVDMPLSAADRGSAIHEAIGEFTQTYAEALPLHPAHALRVIGEKHFAPLMERPEARALWWPRFQRIAGWFAAWESARREQIGAITAEIRGEIGIPLDQGRTFTLSARADRIEQRAEGTYAILDYKTGQPPTGKQVRMGLSPQLTLEAAILREGGFEGIPAGSLISQLVYVRLSGNNPPGEERILELKINKSDTPQHPDQAAQEARAKLEALIRSFEDVNQGYTSLNLSMWANRYGSYDDLARIKEWSAAGGLGVEEW; encoded by the coding sequence ATGCGCGTCTTCACCGTTCCCATCTCGGCCCCGTTCCTGCGCAGCGTGATCGCGGCGCTGGTCGATGGCCGGCTGGTCGACGGCTTCGAGGCGCGCAGCGATCCGGCCAGGCTCGCGACCGCGACGCTGTATCTGCCGACGCGGCGCTCGCTCCGTGTCGCGCGTGAAATGTTCCTCGACGAGCTCAAGACCGACGCTGCGGTGCTGCCGCGGCTGGTCGCGCTCGGCGACATCGACGAGGACGAGCTCGCCTTCGCGGAGGATCGCGACGCCTTCCTCGGACCCGCGCCGCTGGAGATCCCCGAGCGGCTCGACGACCTGCAGCGCCGGCTCACGCTGGCGCGGCTGGTGGCGGCCTGGGCCAAGACGCCGGTGTCGGCGCCGCTGGTCGTCGGCGGCCCCGCCTCGACGCTTGCATTGGCCGGCGACCTGGCGCGGCTGATCGACGACATGGTGACGCGCGGCGTCTCGTGGGATGCGCTCGATGATCTCGTGCCGGATCAGCTCGACCGCTATTGGCAGCATTCGCTCGAATTCCTGCGCATCGCGCGCACGGCGTGGCCGGCCTATCTTGCGGAGATCGAACGCATCGAGCCGGCAGCGCGGCGCGATCTGCTCATAGCCGCCGAAGCCGCGCGGCTGTCGGCGCATCCCGATGGTCCCGTGATTGCGGCGGGCTCGACCGGCTCGATGCCGGCGACCGCAAAATTCCTGCTCGCGGTCGCCAAGCTGCCGCATGGCGCCGTGGTGCTGCCGGGACTCGACACCGATCTCGACGAACCCGCCTGGTCCTCGATCGGCGGCGCGAGGGATCGCGGCGGGCGCGTGCTGGCGCCACCAGCGGTCAACCATCCGCAATATGCGATGCACCTCCTGCTCAAGCGCTTCGGCCTGGAGCGGCGCGACGTGGTGCGGCTCGCGCCCACGGGGCGCGGCGGCCGCGAGGTGCTGATATCAGAGGCGATGCGGCCGTCCGAGGCGACCGCCATTTGGCACGAGCGGCTGCGCCAGTTCGACATCGCCGCCAACATCGCCGAAGCGATGGACAATCTCGCCGTGGTCGCCGCGCCCAATCCGGAGATGGAGGCGCTGGCAATTGCGATCGCGATGCGCGAGGCGCGTCATCTCGGCAAGTCGGCTGCGCTGGTGACGCCCGACCGCGCCCTGGCGCGGCGGGTGATGGCGGCGCTGACGCGCTGGCACCTCACCTTCGACGATTCCGGCGGTGACGCGCTGCTGGAGACACCGGCCGGCATCTTCGCGCGCCTCGCCGCGGAAGCCGCGGCCCGCGGCCTGGAGCCGCCGACATTGTTGGCGCTGCTCAAGCATCCGCTGTGCCGCCTTGGCCGCGCCGCCCATGGCTGGAAGAATGCGATCGAAACGCTGGAGCTCGCTTTGCTTCGCGGCACCCGACCGCAAGCCGGAACGAACGGGCTCGCGCGCGACTTCGCGCGCTTCCGCGACGAGCACGGCAAGCTGCACCAGGGCGAGGCGTCGTCGCTGCACCGTGCCGAACCGCGCGCGCGGCTCAGGCCCGAGCAGCTCGACCAGGCCGGCGCGCTGATCGCACAGCTGCAGACAGCGCTGGCGCCGCTGGAAAATCTCGCCTCGCCGCGCCCGCAGGATTTCGCCGAGCTGGCGGCACGCCACCGCGAGGTGCTGATCGCGCTGTCTTCAGACGATGTCGGCCTCAGCACCGCGTTCGCCGATCGCGACGGCGCGGCGCTGGCGCGCTGCTTCGATGATCTCCTCGCTCCCGGCGAGCGCTGCGGCCTGATGGCGCCGCTGTCGGACTATCCGGACCTGTTCCACACCGCCTTCTCTGACCGCGCCGTGCGCCGCCCCGAGCGGCATGGCGCGCAACTGCAGATCTATGGCCCGCTCGAAGCGCGCTTGATGCAAGCCGACCGCATCATCGTCGGCGGCCTGATCGAGGGCACATGGCCGCCGGCACCGCGGATCGATCCCTGGCTCAGCCGCCCGATGCGGCACCAGCTCGGCCTCGATCTTCCCGAGCGCCGCATCGGCCTGTCGGCGCATGACTTCGCGCAGCTGCTCGGCGCGCCCGAGGTGATCCTGACTCACGCTGCGAAATCCGGCGGCGCGCCGGCCGTGGCCTCGCGCTTCCTGCACCGGCTCCAGGCGGTGGCCGGCACCGAGCGCTGGAAAGCCGCCACGGCCCGTGGCGATACCTACGTCCGCTATGCCGAGGTGCTCGACCAGCCTCCCGCGGTGAAGCCGATCGAGCAGCCGGCGCCGAAGCCGCCGCTCTCGGCACGACCGCTGCGGATGTCGGTCACAGCCATCGAGGACTGGCTGCGCGATCCCTACACCATCTTCGCCCGCTACATCCTGCGCCTCGAAGCGCTCGATCCCGTCGATATGCCGCTGTCGGCGGCCGATCGCGGCTCGGCCATTCACGAGGCGATCGGCGAGTTCACGCAAACCTATGCCGAGGCGCTGCCGCTGCACCCGGCGCATGCGCTGCGCGTGATCGGCGAGAAGCACTTTGCGCCGTTGATGGAGCGCCCAGAGGCGCGCGCGCTGTGGTGGCCGCGCTTCCAGCGCATCGCCGGCTGGTTCGCCGCCTGGGAGAGCGCGCGCCGCGAGCAGATCGGTGCGATCACTGCGGAGATCCGCGGCGAGATCGGCATTCCTCTCGACCAGGGCCGCACCTTCACGCTGTCGGCGCGCGCCGACCGTATCGAGCAGCGCGCCGAGGGCACCTACGCCATCCTCGACTACAAGACCGGCCAGCCGCCGACGGGCAAGCAGGTGCGCATGGGGCTGTCGCCACAGCTGACATTGGAGGCCGCGATCCTGCGCGAGGGCGGCTTCGAGGGCATCCCGGCCGGCAGCCTGATCAGCCAGCTGGTCTATGTCAGGCTGTCTGGCAACAATCCGCCGGGCGAAGAGCGCATTCTCGAATTGAAGATCAACAAGAGCGATACGCCGCAGCACCCGGACCAGGCCGCGCAGGAAGCGCGCGCCAAGCTCGAAGCGCTGATCCGCAGCTTCGAGGACGTCAATCAAGGCTACACCTCGCTGAACCTGTCGATGTGGGCAAACCGCTACGGCAGCTATGACGATCTCGCCCGCATCAAGGAGTGGTCGGCGGCAGGCGGCCTGGGAGTCGAGGAATGGTGA
- a CDS encoding nucleotidyltransferase family protein, with protein sequence MPVKPHKAMVLAAGLGLRMRPLTETMPKPLVRVAGRPLLDHVLDRLADAGVAEAVVNVHYLADQIIAHTATRRTPRVIISDERDQVLGTGGGVVKALPLLGHEPFFHLNSDTMWIEGVRQNLARLADAFDPERMDIMLLMAPTATSIGYSGLGDYAMLADGTLRKRREHQVVPFVYAGAAIISPAIFDGAPSGEFSLTKMFDKANEQDRLFGLRLEGVWMHVGTPDAVTEAEEALMESAA encoded by the coding sequence ATGCCCGTCAAGCCGCACAAAGCCATGGTCCTCGCCGCCGGCCTCGGACTACGCATGCGCCCGCTGACTGAGACGATGCCCAAACCGCTGGTGCGCGTCGCCGGACGCCCGCTGCTCGACCACGTGCTCGACCGCCTGGCCGATGCCGGCGTCGCCGAGGCAGTGGTCAACGTGCACTATCTGGCCGACCAGATCATCGCGCACACCGCGACGCGCAGGACACCTCGCGTGATCATCTCCGACGAGCGCGACCAGGTGCTCGGCACCGGCGGCGGCGTCGTCAAGGCGCTGCCGCTGCTCGGGCACGAGCCGTTCTTCCACCTCAACTCCGATACGATGTGGATCGAGGGCGTGCGCCAGAACCTCGCCCGCCTCGCCGACGCGTTCGATCCGGAACGCATGGACATCATGCTGCTGATGGCGCCCACCGCGACCTCGATCGGCTATTCCGGCCTCGGCGACTACGCCATGCTCGCCGACGGGACTTTGCGCAAACGCCGGGAGCACCAGGTGGTGCCGTTCGTCTATGCCGGCGCCGCCATCATCTCGCCCGCGATCTTCGACGGCGCGCCGTCAGGCGAGTTTTCGCTGACGAAGATGTTCGACAAGGCGAACGAGCAGGACCGCCTGTTCGGGCTGCGTCTCGAAGGCGTGTGGATGCATGTCGGCACGCCGGACGCAGTGACCGAAGCCGAAGAGGCGCTGATGGAGAGTGCGGCGTAA
- a CDS encoding metallophosphoesterase family protein, whose amino-acid sequence MRFAAIADVHGNHLALEAVLADIRAQGVDEIVNLGDMASGPLDARRTMDLLMPLDAVHVRGNHDRWLIDRPPEKMGAWERPAYAQLEAAHLDWLRTIPATAVYRDKVFLCHATPADDNVYWLENVAPDGAVTCAPLDAIETIAAGIAQSLILCGHTHTARAVRLRDGRLIVNPGSVGSPGYSYNVPHPHVMEAGTPDARYAILEQQSAGWSVSFRHVPYDHETMAALARANGDAEFASALATGWIR is encoded by the coding sequence ATGCGCTTTGCCGCGATCGCAGACGTCCACGGCAACCATCTCGCGCTCGAAGCCGTGCTGGCTGACATCCGCGCGCAAGGTGTTGATGAGATCGTCAATCTCGGCGACATGGCGAGCGGACCGCTCGATGCGCGGCGCACGATGGACCTGCTGATGCCGCTCGATGCGGTCCATGTGCGCGGCAATCACGATCGCTGGCTGATCGACCGCCCGCCCGAGAAGATGGGCGCATGGGAGCGTCCGGCCTATGCCCAGCTTGAAGCTGCTCATCTCGACTGGCTGCGAACGATCCCGGCGACCGCTGTGTATCGCGACAAGGTCTTCCTCTGTCACGCTACGCCCGCGGACGACAACGTCTACTGGCTCGAGAACGTGGCGCCGGATGGCGCCGTCACCTGCGCGCCGCTCGATGCGATTGAGACAATTGCCGCAGGCATTGCGCAGTCGCTGATCCTGTGCGGCCATACCCACACCGCGCGTGCGGTGCGGCTTCGCGATGGGCGGCTGATCGTCAACCCCGGCAGCGTCGGCAGCCCGGGCTATTCCTATAACGTGCCGCATCCGCACGTGATGGAAGCCGGCACACCGGATGCCCGCTACGCGATCCTGGAGCAGCAATCGGCTGGTTGGAGCGTGAGCTTCCGCCACGTCCCCTATGATCATGAAACCATGGCCGCGCTGGCGCGTGCCAATGGCGATGCCGAGTTCGCATCGGCGCTCGCGACCGGCTGGATCCGCTGA
- a CDS encoding ATP-dependent DNA ligase, which yields MEARSVDDIPRGEEWQYEPKWDGFRCLLSREGAGVTMQSKAGEDLARYFPEVVAAARELKATSFTLDGELVVPQAKSFSFDALLQRIHPAASRVKKLSAETPALFLAFDLLASGKTELMVQPLQERRPVLEAFAKANFAGHATFRLSPATTRFATAQDWLAQSGGGSDGVIAKRIDLPYQAGNRDGMQKIKRYRSADCVIGGFRYATNKGASGKKLVGSLLLGLYDDDGLLHHVGFTSAIKRDEKPALTDRLEPLIAPPGFTGNAPGGPSRWSTERSAEWCPLKPKLVIEVSYDHFSGERFRHGTSILRWRPDKPAKQCTFEQLEQKVADPLKLLA from the coding sequence ATGGAGGCGCGCTCGGTGGACGACATCCCGCGGGGCGAGGAGTGGCAGTACGAGCCGAAATGGGATGGCTTCCGCTGCCTGCTGTCACGCGAAGGGGCTGGTGTGACGATGCAGTCCAAGGCCGGTGAGGATCTCGCGCGCTACTTCCCGGAGGTCGTCGCCGCCGCGCGCGAGCTGAAGGCGACCAGCTTCACGCTCGACGGCGAGCTGGTGGTGCCGCAGGCAAAGTCGTTCTCCTTCGACGCGCTGTTGCAGCGGATCCATCCCGCTGCCAGCCGGGTGAAGAAACTGTCCGCTGAGACGCCGGCGCTGTTCCTCGCCTTCGACCTGCTGGCGAGCGGAAAGACGGAGCTGATGGTGCAGCCGCTGCAGGAACGGCGGCCGGTGCTGGAGGCATTCGCGAAGGCGAACTTCGCGGGACATGCGACGTTCCGGCTGTCGCCTGCGACGACGCGCTTCGCGACGGCTCAAGACTGGCTGGCGCAGTCCGGCGGCGGCTCGGATGGCGTCATCGCCAAGCGCATCGACCTGCCCTACCAGGCGGGAAACCGCGACGGCATGCAGAAGATCAAGCGCTACCGCTCCGCCGATTGCGTCATCGGCGGCTTCCGCTACGCCACTAACAAAGGCGCGAGCGGAAAGAAGCTGGTCGGCTCGCTGCTGCTCGGCCTCTACGACGATGACGGCCTGCTGCATCACGTGGGCTTCACCTCGGCAATCAAGAGGGACGAGAAGCCCGCGCTGACCGACAGGCTGGAGCCGCTGATTGCTCCGCCCGGCTTCACCGGCAATGCGCCGGGCGGGCCGAGCCGCTGGTCGACCGAGCGCTCGGCGGAATGGTGTCCGCTCAAACCGAAGCTGGTGATCGAGGTCAGCTACGACCATTTCTCCGGCGAGCGTTTTCGCCACGGCACCTCGATCCTGCGCTGGCGTCCCGACAAGCCGGCGAAGCAATGCACCTTCGAGCAGCTCGAGCAGAAAGTCGCCGATCCCTTGAAGCTGCTCGCGTAA
- the trxA gene encoding thioredoxin produces MAVGKVSDADFESEVLKADGPVVVDFWAEWCGPCRMIAPALDEISSAMGDKVKIVKLNVDESPKTASKYGVMSIPTLMVFKGGEMASRQVGAAPKAKLQQWISSAV; encoded by the coding sequence ATGGCCGTTGGCAAGGTTTCCGACGCCGATTTCGAAAGCGAAGTGTTGAAGGCGGACGGCCCGGTCGTGGTCGACTTCTGGGCCGAGTGGTGCGGCCCTTGCCGCATGATCGCGCCCGCCCTCGACGAGATCTCGAGCGCGATGGGCGACAAGGTCAAGATCGTCAAGCTGAACGTCGACGAGAGCCCGAAGACCGCCTCGAAATACGGCGTGATGTCGATCCCGACCCTGATGGTGTTCAAGGGCGGCGAGATGGCCTCCCGCCAGGTCGGCGCCGCGCCCAAGGCCAAGCTTCAGCAGTGGATCTCGTCGGCGGTATGA
- the addA gene encoding double-strand break repair helicase AddA, whose amino-acid sequence MVKAPRPIPAAVSEAQTRASNPAASAFVSANAGSGKTHVLVQRVIRLLLDGVPPEKILCITFTKAAAANMAERVFSTLGHWVTLDDDALDGAIRSTGILQSDKKLRAAARKLFASALETPGGLKVQTIHALCTRLLQQFPFEANVPARFSVLDDRDQTEMMERANLKVMLDAARAPDSAVGRALQVAMANAADSTFKEVVREACLSRDHFMAWTDGAGRVEVAAQHLGEVLGIGADETLEAIERDILDGPNLPRADWTEIAARLDGGAKTDQKQADQLRAALAFSGSDQVDEYLRVFLTDDKEPRKSVLTKKFAESNPGLAGLFDSEARRLDRLIEKRRAAVVRDRTEALLQIATAAAANYRREKQERGLLDYDDLIDKTLAMLNRVSAGWVHYKLDRGVDHVLIDEAQDTSPRQWDIVAHIIEEFTAGAGARDGLTRTIFAVGDEKQSIFSFQGADPHEFDARRRQLQQRFTDAGLLFDPVSFTYSFRSGPTVLHAVDHVFREREVYSSIHSPDIGYPIHNALTDAGPSLVELWSLSERDDRKEIEGWRAPFDGVSVTSPEVKLSRRIQAEIKRLIQTGTMTGHDRARRRLSYGDMLILVRRRGNAFDAVIQALKHAGIPVAGADRLKLTEHIAIIDLMNLADALLLPQDDLALATALKSPLFGLDDDDLFKLAWQRRGSLREALAAQAAGDERLQAVVRRLQQCERRAAEDTPFAFYAWLLGGDGGRRRILARLGHEANDALDEFLELALSYERKAPASLQGFVAWLRAADTEVKRDMEISRDEIRVMTVHGAKGLEASVVFLVDTTSSPSDSQRLRLIHVPHGEQEIVVWAGRKADDPQAVVAARAAMLKDTEDEYRRLLYVAMTRAADRLVIGGCMPGNMNNVRGGSWYDLMARGLEAAGLEVEVIETEDGPVKRYARAEDIAETAKDEARRMVETAVALPAWLRTAAAESPADVAVLRPSDPSGEERPVRTGESLAARSLAMQRGTLVHRLLQSLPDVLPERRRDAALRYLLRNAPDWPEDERERLAARVLGVIEDTRFAAVFAAGSRAEVSIVGRLALAGQPPALVSGQIDRLVVTEAAVLIVDFKTNQQPASTLAEVPPAYVRQLALYRAVLGQLYPGRTVRAALLWTETAEFMELPVSALDAMLPSQHV is encoded by the coding sequence ATGGTGAAGGCGCCCCGCCCCATTCCCGCAGCCGTGAGCGAGGCGCAGACGCGCGCGTCGAACCCGGCGGCGTCAGCGTTCGTGTCCGCCAATGCCGGCTCGGGCAAGACGCATGTGCTGGTGCAGCGCGTGATCCGGCTGCTGCTCGACGGCGTGCCGCCGGAGAAGATCCTCTGCATCACCTTCACCAAGGCCGCCGCCGCCAACATGGCCGAGCGCGTGTTCTCGACGCTCGGCCATTGGGTGACGCTCGACGACGACGCACTCGACGGCGCCATCAGATCGACGGGCATTCTACAGTCCGACAAGAAGCTGCGCGCGGCGGCGCGCAAGCTGTTTGCCAGCGCGCTGGAGACGCCGGGCGGGCTGAAGGTGCAGACCATCCACGCGCTGTGCACACGGTTGCTGCAGCAGTTTCCGTTCGAGGCCAACGTACCGGCACGGTTCTCGGTGCTCGACGACCGCGACCAGACCGAGATGATGGAGCGCGCCAATCTCAAGGTGATGCTCGACGCGGCGCGCGCGCCGGACAGCGCGGTCGGCCGCGCGCTGCAGGTGGCGATGGCCAATGCGGCCGATTCGACCTTCAAGGAGGTCGTGCGCGAGGCCTGTCTCAGCCGTGATCACTTCATGGCCTGGACAGACGGCGCCGGCCGTGTCGAAGTCGCCGCGCAGCATCTCGGCGAGGTGCTCGGCATCGGCGCCGATGAGACGCTGGAGGCGATCGAGCGCGACATCCTCGATGGTCCCAATCTGCCCCGCGCGGATTGGACCGAGATTGCCGCGCGGCTCGACGGCGGCGCCAAGACCGACCAGAAGCAGGCCGATCAGTTGCGCGCGGCGCTCGCGTTCTCGGGCAGCGATCAGGTCGACGAATATCTTCGCGTGTTCCTCACCGATGACAAGGAGCCGCGCAAATCGGTGCTGACCAAGAAGTTCGCCGAGAGCAATCCAGGCCTCGCCGGGCTGTTCGACTCGGAGGCACGCCGGCTCGATCGTCTGATCGAGAAGCGCCGCGCCGCCGTCGTGCGCGACCGCACCGAGGCGCTGTTGCAGATCGCGACCGCCGCGGCCGCGAACTATCGCCGCGAGAAGCAGGAGCGCGGGCTGCTCGACTATGACGACCTGATCGACAAGACGCTGGCGATGCTCAACCGCGTCTCGGCCGGCTGGGTGCACTACAAGCTCGACCGCGGCGTCGATCACGTGCTGATCGACGAGGCGCAGGACACCAGCCCGCGGCAATGGGACATCGTCGCCCACATCATCGAGGAGTTCACCGCCGGCGCCGGCGCGCGCGACGGGCTGACGCGCACGATCTTCGCGGTCGGCGACGAGAAGCAGTCGATCTTCTCGTTCCAGGGCGCCGATCCGCACGAGTTCGATGCGCGCCGTCGCCAGCTGCAGCAGCGCTTCACCGATGCCGGGCTGCTGTTCGATCCGGTGTCCTTCACCTATTCGTTCCGCTCCGGCCCGACGGTGCTGCACGCGGTCGATCACGTATTCCGCGAGCGCGAGGTCTACAGCAGCATCCATTCGCCCGATATCGGCTACCCCATCCACAACGCGTTGACCGATGCCGGGCCGAGCCTGGTCGAGCTGTGGAGTCTCAGCGAGCGCGACGACCGCAAGGAGATCGAGGGCTGGCGCGCGCCGTTCGACGGCGTCTCGGTGACGAGTCCCGAGGTGAAGCTGTCGCGCCGCATCCAGGCCGAGATCAAGCGGCTGATCCAGACGGGCACGATGACCGGTCATGATCGTGCGCGGCGGCGGCTGAGCTATGGCGACATGCTGATCCTGGTGCGCCGGCGCGGCAATGCGTTCGACGCGGTGATCCAGGCGCTGAAGCATGCCGGCATCCCCGTGGCCGGCGCCGACCGGCTGAAGCTGACCGAGCACATCGCCATCATCGACCTCATGAACCTTGCCGACGCGCTGCTGCTGCCGCAGGACGATCTGGCGTTGGCCACCGCGCTGAAGAGCCCGCTGTTCGGGCTCGACGATGACGACCTGTTCAAGCTGGCTTGGCAGCGCCGCGGGTCTCTGCGCGAGGCGCTCGCCGCGCAGGCCGCTGGTGACGAGCGGCTGCAGGCGGTGGTGCGCCGACTGCAGCAATGCGAGCGTCGCGCCGCCGAGGATACGCCGTTCGCGTTCTATGCCTGGCTGCTCGGCGGCGACGGCGGACGGCGCCGCATCCTGGCGCGGCTCGGCCACGAGGCCAACGACGCGCTCGACGAATTTCTCGAGTTGGCGCTGTCCTATGAGCGCAAGGCGCCGGCCTCGCTGCAGGGCTTCGTCGCGTGGCTGCGCGCGGCCGATACCGAGGTGAAGCGCGACATGGAGATTTCGCGCGACGAGATCCGAGTGATGACCGTGCACGGCGCCAAGGGCCTCGAGGCCTCGGTCGTGTTCCTGGTCGACACGACCTCCTCGCCTTCGGATTCGCAGCGGCTGCGGCTGATCCACGTGCCGCATGGCGAGCAGGAGATCGTGGTCTGGGCCGGACGCAAGGCCGACGATCCGCAAGCCGTGGTCGCGGCGCGCGCGGCAATGCTCAAGGACACCGAGGACGAGTATCGCCGGCTGCTGTACGTCGCGATGACCCGCGCCGCCGACCGGCTCGTGATCGGCGGCTGCATGCCGGGCAACATGAACAATGTCCGCGGCGGCAGCTGGTACGACCTGATGGCACGCGGGCTAGAAGCCGCGGGCCTCGAGGTCGAGGTGATCGAAACCGAGGACGGTCCCGTGAAGCGCTATGCGCGGGCCGAGGATATCGCCGAGACCGCGAAAGACGAGGCGCGGCGCATGGTGGAGACGGCAGTCGCGCTGCCGGCCTGGCTGCGGACGGCGGCAGCGGAGAGCCCCGCTGATGTCGCTGTGCTGAGGCCGTCCGATCCCTCCGGCGAGGAGCGTCCGGTGCGCACGGGCGAATCACTGGCGGCGCGCAGTCTTGCGATGCAGCGCGGTACATTGGTGCACCGCCTGCTGCAGTCGCTGCCGGATGTGCTGCCGGAGCGGCGCCGCGACGCGGCGTTGCGGTATCTGTTGCGCAATGCCCCCGATTGGCCGGAGGACGAGCGGGAGCGGCTCGCGGCGCGCGTCCTCGGCGTGATCGAAGACACGCGCTTTGCCGCGGTGTTCGCGGCCGGCAGCCGCGCGGAGGTGTCGATCGTCGGCCGGCTCGCGCTGGCGGGGCAACCGCCGGCGCTGGTGTCGGGTCAGATCGACCGCCTGGTCGTGACCGAGGCCGCGGTGCTGATCGTCGACTTCAAGACCAATCAGCAGCCGGCTTCGACTCTCGCCGAGGTGCCACCAGCCTATGTCCGCCAGCTCGCGCTGTACCGCGCCGTGCTCGGCCAATTGTACCCCGGCAGGACCGTCCGCGCCGCCCTGCTCTGGACCGAAACCGCTGAATTCATGGAGCTTCCCGTCTCCGCGCTGGACGCCATGCTGCCATCCCAGCACGTCTGA